One window from the genome of Oreochromis niloticus isolate F11D_XX linkage group LG20, O_niloticus_UMD_NMBU, whole genome shotgun sequence encodes:
- the ncoa6 gene encoding nuclear receptor coactivator 6 isoform X3 codes for MAHHRTPPETSQRTEYLEADNESDRDSGVGDDAGEDADSCHGSTVTEEEKLEKHDGGEEEDFTVFVAFQGNMDDEDFTQKLETILSGIPNVLDMGPERLQPQHVEPWNSVRVTFNIPRDAAERLRLLAQNNQQQLRDLGILSVQIEGEGAINVAMGPNRGQEVRVNGPMGAPGQIRMDAGFPGQPGPGGVRMANPSMVPPGPGMVGQTMLPSSSGQIHPRLQRPPSQTDAMDPMMSVQQQQQLQHQQAGPHGSGPMPPQAAHHMQALQAGRPLNPAALQQLQHQHHQQQQAQQQAQLSQLGPRPPFNQSGQMAAPSGWNQLPPGVLQPPTAQGGPAWRKPPPQAQMVQRPPSLATVQTPSHPPPPYPVGSQQAGQVFGAMGQGQLQQQQQAGMGQFAAPQPKGQQPAAGVAGPPRPPPPLPPTTGPQGNLTAKSPGSSSSPFQQGSPGTPPMMAQRPTTPQGFPQGVGSPGRAALSQQGNMQQAFMGMPQHGQPGAQVHPGMPKRPIGFPNPNFVQGQVSASTPGTPVGGPGQQLQSGQAMAHTGAQPSASTPSSMQGPPHAPPSVMGVQSGMAGSAPGTTAGPSMGQQQPGLQTQMMGLQHQAQPVSSSPSQMVQGQGAGQTVLSRPINQGQRGGMTPPKQMMPQQGQGVMHGQGQMVGGQGHQAMLLQQQQQQQQQQNSMMEQMVANQMQGNKQAFGGKMPAGVMPGQMMRGPSPNVPGNMAQFQGQVGPQQMTPQQQQQMAQLQQQQMQQHQLQQQLQQQQQQQHQQMSQQQSQQVPVAGNPNQAMGMHGQQMRLPSGHPLIQQQLQQQQLQQQQKQQQAMMQQQQQQQQQAAQQHPHAMGDPNSGTGDLGVQQMVPDMQAQQQQGMMGGPQHMQMGNGHFPGHGMNFNSQFPGQMQIAGPCGQPGGFPVSKDVTLTSPLLVNLLQSDISASQFGPGGKQGAGGGNPAKPKKKKPARKKKPKEGEGQQQVEGLGSLEVAAGMEDAELPNLGGEHGMGLDNAGQKHPEFANRPAGFPGQPGDQRVLQQVPMQFMQQQQQQPPSQQQQQQQQQQQQQQPPSQQQQMQQQQQQQPPSQQQQQQMQHMQQQQMQQQQMQHQQQQMQQQIQQQQQQLQQQQQLQQQQQQLQQQQMQHMQQIQGLQNAQGQQGMSGQQGMSGQQTTGQGQPQMHPHQLQQQPQQQPQQQPHLQQQQQQQQMMMMLKMQQEQAKNRMPIPPGGQLPPRGMGNQTEVQRHPVSQQGNMPVMISLQGPGGVPPSPDKARGMPLMVNPQLAGAARRMSNSDAGQAPQGTGSEEAPSGAHSKQDRPGGPEMGGQPGNGPQQIVGNQASNTHMMKQGPGPAQMPQHTGASPQQQLPTQPQQGGPMPGLHFPNVPTTSQSSRPKTPNRASPRPYHHPLTPTNRPPSTEPSEINLSPERLNASIAGLFPPKINIPLPPRQPNLNRGFDQQGLNPTTLKAIGQAPPSLTLPGNNNGSAGANNTNNNQQAFSAGSGAGMVGAKQDKPAGVQGKRASPSNSRRSSPASSRKSATPSPGRQKGAKMAVSGPPHQQQLVSPQGQTMMLSPTSVPPSPVSMASQVTGSMEAQQTQSNLHGIQGNPADGVRDSQGMITAEQRQMPQSQSQPQPLRELSAPRMTSPRLPAPHQPKTDLELQTGTVDRQLTHSAPVQESEVSPAIRAAPTSLNQLLDNTGVPNMSLRPIQSSTVRDVMGKDSPKSAFDPERPLHSNSQSTDVAVSVANTAETEAKLKPAVPVPTSSPNLLPVSVLGSHPPNSMNSNTTPSLNQNPVSSLGVIPSSNVNPTPTHSVSTNTNATTSVNPSTIASSQISSASTVSNSLNSSSAVNQIGSAPKPSPSPKTVTSVHSVIQIPASSSTISPNQITVFVASNPITSAPASQPPTSMVSTMVAVPHRNIRPQDIRQQNSASRPPQFITTTPVFINPIFQVPSSSVAPNTTVVSQSVTMVGSIQVSNANIQLSAAPTSTQSSATNMTSSQPTRNAVGQLQIATSMSSPAPAPPLGLQSNPAANKTESPGEATSTPKSHPVPQPSPHPSPSASSPFQPPLASPPPCSSPGAVNTVRKSPVSSSPTAQLRSKPAQVAVAVSVTADSQQSSVERPGQGHTGAVPPQVFHPPASPAIQTEAQAPHTTAVSQNTLAMPAVSSPVPVPGQVTAPTQIISQTQAHAPASVSTPMQAVTSQAPVVAVVATPTGVSSPAVLSTVPLVQSPVPSIIPTLATPGPVQEGPQTTSSPAGNPSGVPAGQSDPATAVEPSIPTAGAAAETTQTTAAPIQQEAPQSQEPTATEKTGEEASTGSEQGAAVEKPKGPSRRSSRAEKEVEEEPVADSSLRKRSARPATSAAVKEAGASPTQAKRRKSK; via the exons ATGGCACACCACCGGACCCCACCTGAGACATCCCAGAGGACAGAGTACCTAGAGGCTGATAATGAATCCGACAGGGACTCTGGTGTTGGGGATGATGCAGGAGAGGATGCTGACAGTTGCCATGGAAGCACagtaacagaagaagaaaaacttgaGAAGCATGATGGCGGGGAGGAAGAAGATTTTACAGTCTTTGTTGCCTTTCAAGGAAATATGGATGATGAAGACTTCACTCAGAAACTTGAGACAATCCTCAGTGGGATTCCAAATGTGCTCGATATGG GCCCTGAGCGGCTTCAACCGCAGCACGTGGAGCCGTGGAACAGCGTGCGGGTTACCTTCAACATTCCTCGGGATGCTGCTGAGCGACTCCGTCTGTTGGCCCAGAAcaaccagcagcagctcagagacCTGGGGATTCTCTCTGTCCAGATAGAAG GGGAAGGTGCCATCAATGTGGCTATGGGACCAAATCGAGGACAAGAAGTAAGGGTGAATGGACCAATGGGTGCACCTGGTCAGATAAGAATGGATGCTGGTTTTCCTGGTCAGCCTGGTCCAG GAGGGGTTCGGATGGCTAATCCATCGATGGTTCCTCCAGGGCCTGGCATGGTAGGTCAGACTATGTTACCAAGTAGTAGTGGACAGATCCACCCTCGACTTCAGAGACCACCTTCACAAACAG ATGCGATGGATCCAATGATGTCagtccagcagcagcaacagcttcAGCATCAACAGGCTGGTCCCCATGGCTCAGGCCCCATGCCTCCTCAAGCTGCCCATCACATGCAGGCTCTACAGGCTGGGAGACCTCTCAATCCTGCTGCACTGCAGCAGCTACAACATCAGCATCACCAGCAGCAACAGGCTCAGCAACAAGCTCAGCTCTCCCAACTTGGACCTAGACCTCCATTCAACCAATCAGGCCAGATGGCTGCGCCCTCTGGTTGGAATCAGTTGCCTCCTGGTGTCCTCCAACCACCAACGGCCCAAGGAGGCCCTGCCTGGAGAAAGCCCCCACCCCAAGCACAGATGGTTCAACGCCCACCTTCCCTTGCTACAGTTCAGACCCCCAGTCATCCTCCGCCCCCCTACCCAGTTGGCAGCCAGCAGGCTGGGCAGGTATTCGGTGCCATGGGACAGGGACAactacagcaacaacaacaagctgGAATGGGTCAGTTTGCTGCTCCCCAGCCTAAAGGTCAACAGCCTGCCGCTGGTGTTGCAGGGCCACCAAGACCTCCTCCACCCCTACCACCAACTACTGGACCACAGGGTAACCTCACTGCCAAATCCCCTGGTTCGTCCTCATCTCCTTTTCAGCAGGGTTCACCGGGGACACCACCTATGATGGCTCAGAGACCTACAACTCCGCAGGGCTTCCCCCAGGGTGTAGGTTCACCAGGAAGGGCAGCCCTCAGTCAACAGGGTAACATGCAACAGGCATTTATGGGAATGCCACAGCATGGACAGCCTGGGGCCCAAGTTCACCCAG GTATGCCAAAGCGTCCCATAGGCTTTCCAAACCCAAACTTTGTTCAAGGTCAGGTGAGTGCTAGCACTCCAGGAACCCCTGTTGGAGGCCCCGGCCAGCAGCTACAGAGCGGCCAAGCAATGGCTCACACAG GAGCTCAACCATCAGCCTCTACACCAAGCTCAATGCAGGGACCACCCCATGCTCCACCTAGTGTTATGGGTGTTCAAAGTGGCATGGCAGGTTCAGCGCCTGGTACAACTGCTGGGCCTAGTATGGGCCAGCAACAGCCTGGCCTCCAGACCCAGATGATGGGCCTCCAGCATCAGGCCCAGCCTGTGTCCTCCTCCCCCAGCCAGATGGTTCAAGGCCAGGGTGCCGGTCAGACTGTCCTTTCAAGGCCCATCAATCAAGGGCAGAGAGGAGGGATGACCCCACCCAAGCAGATGATGCCTCAGCAAGGCCAGGGGGTGATGCATGGGCAGGGTCAGATGGTTGGAGGCCAAGGTCACCAGGCCAtgctcctgcagcagcagcagcaacaacagcagcaacaaaacTCAATGATGGAACAAATGGTTGCCAACCAGATGCAAGGCAACAAGCAGGCTTTCGGGGGCAAGATGCCAGCCGGGGTTATGCCTGGGCAGATGATGCGTGGTCCTTCTCCAAATGTACCAGGTAATATGGCTCAGTTCCAGGGTCAGGTTGGCCCACAGCAGATGACtccacagcagcaacagcaaatGGCTCAACTTCAGCAGCAGCAAATGCAACAACACCAGCTGCAACAGCAgctacaacagcagcagcaacagcagcaccagcagATGAGTCAGCAACAGTCGCAACAGGTTCCTGTTGCTGGAAATCCTAATCAAGCTATGGGCATGCATGGGCAACAGATGAGACTGCCTTCTGGGCACCCTCTCATTCAACAACAATTGCAACAGCAGCAGttacaacagcagcagaagcaacaACAAGCCATGatgcaacagcagcaacaacaacaacaacaggcagCTCAGCAACATCCACATGCAATGGGGGATCCCAACAGTGGGACAGGAGATTTGGGAGTACAACAAATGGTTCCTGATATGCAGGCACAGCAACagcaaggcatgatgggaggcCCTCAGCACATGCAGATGGGAAATGGACACTTTCCAGGTCATGGCATGAATTTCAACTCACAGTTTCCAGGTCAGATGCAGATTGCAGGACCTTGTGGACAGCCAGGTGGCTTTCCTGTTAGCAAAGATGTTACACTGACGAGCCCACTGCTGGTCAATCTGCTGCAGAGTGATATTTCAGCCAGCCAGTTTGGACCAGGAGGAAAACAAGGAGCAGGTGGGGGAAATCCAGCCAAACCCAAAAAGAAGAAGCCAGCACGCAAGAAGAAGCCCAAAGAGGGAGAAGGTCAACAGCAAGTAGAGGGACTTGG TAGTCTTGAAGTGGCTGCTGGCATGGAGGATGCTGAACTGCCAAATCTAGGTGGTGAACATGGTATGGGTTTAGACAACGCAGGCCAGAAACACCCTGAATTTGCTAACAGGCCTGCAG GCTTTCCTGGCCAACCTGGAGACCAGAGAGTATTGCAGCAAGTACCCATGCAATttatgcagcagcagcaacaacaaccaccatcacagcagcaacaacaacagcagcagcagcaacaacaacaacaaccaccatcacagcaacagcagatgcagcagcagcagcaacaacaaccaccatcacagcaacaacaacagcagatgCAGCACATGCAACAACAGCAGATGCAGCAACAACAAATGCAGCATCAGCAGCAACAAATGCAACAGCAAatacagcaacagcagcaacagttgcagcagcagcaacagttacagcaacaacagcaacagttGCAACAGCAGCAGATGCAACACATGCAACAGATACAAGGTCTCCAGAATGCGCAAGGGCAGCAGGGGATGTCAGGGCAGCAGGGGATGTCAGGGCAGCAGACTACAGGTCAAGGCCAGCCCCAAATGCACCCTCATCAGCtacagcagcaaccacagcagcaACCACAACAGCAACCACACTTGCAACAGCAG caacaacaacagcagatgatgatgatgctgaagatgcagcaggaGCAGGCGAAGAATCGTATGCCCATCCCTCCAGGAGGGCAGCTACCTCCCCGAGGAATGGGCAATCAAACTGAGGTGCAAAGACATCCTGTCTCACAGCAAGGCAACATGCCTGTGATGATCAGCCTTCAAGGACCTGGAGGGGTGCCACCGTCACCTGACAAAGCTAGAGGAATGCCCCTGATGGTAAACCCACAG CTTGCAGGGGCTGCACGACGAATGTCCAATTCTGATGCAGGACAGGCCCCCCAAGGTACTGGATCTGAAGAAGCCCCTTCAGGTGCCCACTCAAAGCAGGACAGACCTGGTGGCCCAGAAATGGGGGGACAACCAGGAAATGGCCCTCAACAGATTGTGGGCAATCAGGCCTCCAACACTCACATGATGAAGCAAGGCCCTGGTCCCGCGCAGATGCCCCAGCATACTGGAGCTAGTCCTCAGCAGCAGTTACCCACTCAACCTCAACAAGGAGGCCCCATGCCTGGTCTTCATTTCCCCAATGTCCCAACAACCTCACAAAGTTCAAGGCCTAAAACCCCCAACAGAGCCAGCCCCAGACCATACCACCatcccctcaccccaaccaatcgtCCACCCAGTACTGAACCCTCAGAAATTAACCTTTCACCCGAGAGGCTGAATGCCTCTATTGCAGGGCTTTTTCCTCCCAAAATTAACATTCCTCTGCCGCCCAGGCAGCCAAACCTAAACAGAGGATTTGATCAGCAAGGTCTTAATCCAACAACTCTGAAAGCCATTGGACAGGCACCTCCTAGCCTGACTTTACCAGGAAACAACAATGGCAGTGCTGGTGCAAATAACACTAACAACAATCAGCAGGCATTTTCTGCTGGTTCTGGTGCTGGGATGGTAGGTGCTAAACAGGACAAACCAGCTGGAGTGCAGGGTAAGAGGGCAAGTCCCAGCAATAGTAGGAGGTCAAGCCCAGCCTCTAGTCGTAAGTCAGCCACCCCAAGTCCAGGAAGACAGAAAGGGGCAAAAATGGCTGTCTCTGGCCCTCCACACCAGCAGCAGTTGGTCAGTCCTCAGGGCCAAACAATGATGCTAAGCCCTACCTCAGTTCCTCCAAGTCCAGTATCTATGGCTTCACAAGTGACTGGTTCCATGGAGGCGCAGCAGACCCAGAGCAACCTTCATGGAATTCAAGGTAACCCTGCTGATGGAGTCAGGGATAGTCAGGGAATGATAACAGCAGAGCAGCGACAGATGCCACAGTCTCAGTCACAGCCACAGCCTTTAAGGGAGTTATCAGCACCCAGAATGACTAGCCCTCGTCTGCCTGCACCTCATCAGCCTAAAACTGACTTGGAACTGCAGACTGGCACTGTTGATAGGCAGCTGACACACTCAGCACCTGTACAGGAGTCTGAGGTCTCACCTGCTATCAGAGCAGCCCCGACTTCCCTAAACCAGTTACTGGATAACACAGGTGTTCCAAATATGTCCCTGAGACCCATACAGAGTAGTACTGTTAGGGATGTGATGGGAAAGGACAGTCCTAAGTCTGCTTTTGATCCAGAAAGACCACTTCACAGTAATTCCCAGAGCACAGATGTGGCAGTGTCTGTTGCTAATACTGCAGAAACCGAAGCTAAACTCAAACCTGCTGTCCCAGTCCCTACCAGCAGTCCTAACTTACTGCCTGTTTCAGTTCTTGGTTCACACCCTCCCAATAGCATGAACTCCAATACCACTCCCAGCCTTAATCAAAACCCAGTTTCCAGTCTTGGTGTCATTCCTAGTTCAAATGTAAATCCAACACCTACACACTCAGTCAGTACCAACACTAATGCCACCACAAGTGTAAACCCCAGTACAATTGCTTCCAGTCAGATTAGTTCTGCATCCACTGTTAGTAATAGTTTGAATTCTAGCTCTGCTGTCAACCAAATTGGTTCAGCTCCAAAACCAAGCCCTAGTCCTAAAACTGTGACAAGTGTCCACTCAGTCATACAGATCCCTGCCTCTTCTAGCACCATTTCCCCCAACCAGATCACTGTGTTTGTGGCCTCAAACCCTATCACTTCTGCCCCTGCTTCACAGCCACCCACATCTATGGTTTCCACTATGGTGGCTGTCCCTCACAGGAACATTAGACCTCAAGACATCCGGCAGCAGAATTCAGCATCCCGACCTCCTCAGTTCATCACAACCACCCCTGTATTTATCAACCCAATTTTCCAGGTCCCAAGTTCATCTGTGGCTCCCAATACTACAGTGGTATCTCAGTCAGTCACCATGGTGGGGTCTATCCAAGTGTCAAATGCAAATATCCAACTGTCTGCTGCTCCAACCTCTACCCAGTCCTCAGCGACTAACATGACCAGCAGTCAGCCCACTAGAAATGCTGTTGGACAGCTTCAGATTGCCACTAGTATGTCATCACCGGCCCCAGCACCTCCCCTAGGTCTTCAAAGTAACCCAGCagctaacaaaacagaaagcccTGGTGAGGCTACTTCTACTCCAAAATCTCACCCAGTCCCACAGCCATCTCCTCATCCCAGCCCTTCAGCATCTTCTCCCTTTCAGCCACCTCTGGCTTCTCCTCCTCCCTGCTCTAGTCCTGGGGCTGTTAACACCGTCCGGAAAAGCCCTGTTTCTTCATCTCCAACTGCCCAGTTAAGAAGTAAGCCTGCACAGGTTGCTGTAGCTGTTTCTGTTACAGCGGACTCCCAGCAAAGTTCTGTGGAAAGGCCTGGACAGGGGCACACAGGGGCTGTGCCGCCACAGGTCTTTCATCCTCCTGCTAGTCCAGCCATTCAGACTGAAGCACAAGCTCCCCATACTACTGCTGTTTCCCAAAACACCCTTGCTATGCCTGCAGTTTCATCTCCAGTCCCAGTTCCTGGTCAAGTCACTGCTCCTACTCAGATTATAAGCCAGACTCAAGCACATGCACCAGCTTCAGTCTCAACCCCAATGCAAGCTGTAACATCTCAAGCTCCTGTTGTGGCTGTAGTTGCTACTCCCACTGGTGTTTCTtctccagctgtgctctccACGGTTCCCCTTGTACAAAGTCCAGTACCGTCCATTATTCCAACCCTTGCCACACCTGGACCTGTTCAGGAGGGTCCCCAGACCACATCCTCTCCAGCTGGTAACCCAAGCGGAGTTCCAGCAGGCCAGTCTGACCCTGCAACAGCTGTGGAGCCCTCCATCCCAACAGCTGGAGCAGCTGCTGAAACCACTCAGACCACAGCAG CACCTATTCAACAAGAAGCTCCACAGTCACAGGAACCTACTGCCACCGAGAAGACAG gtGAAGAGGCCTCGACTGGTTCTGAACAGGG AGCTGCTGTGGAGAAGCCCAAAGGGCCAAGCAGGCGCAGCTCCCGGGCTGAGaaagaggtggaggaggagccAGTAGCAGACAGCAGCCTTAGGAAGAGATCGGCCAGGCCTGCAACCAGTGCTGCTGTAAAAG AAGCTGGAGCGAGCCCCACACAGGCCAAGAGAAGGAAGTCTAAGTAG